One stretch of Arachis hypogaea cultivar Tifrunner chromosome 20, arahy.Tifrunner.gnm2.J5K5, whole genome shotgun sequence DNA includes these proteins:
- the LOC112784572 gene encoding sterol 3-beta-glucosyltransferase UGT80A2 isoform X2, with translation MERTKPKAVFMAFGTKGDVYPLSAIAAAFACDQKQYEVILITHSAHQSLSSHLAEKHVEYCPVSSPPVLSAEQINDLEGKEDLSFSLQKKKITQDHRQECYSLIERIFGDGAALDGDVIVINFFALEGWSLAESFCVRCVVAAPYVVPYSAPATFESQFQRELPLLYRYLTESPSGKVCWQDVIHWMWPLFTENWGLWRNDNLHLSSCPFTDPVTGIPTWHQRPQSPLVMYGFSREVVECPAYWPPKVRVCGFWFPPIEWQFTCKRCQEISVYFSSGGQYAKDDLCPSHLELHNFIKTNPVFVGLSSIGSMGFLKDPHAFLSVLQTVLNTTRKNGMKILFVFVMDNSFAFLASSNGMFLCFANSSLPYSWLFKNCAAVIHHGGSGTTAAALQAGTPQVVCPFMLDQFYWAERMHWLGVSPEPLSRNHLVPDKNDETSVQEAAHVLSKAIQDALSSRVKARAAEISERISLEDGVSEAVKCLKEELGIN, from the exons ATGGAGAGAACGAAACCGAAAGCAGTGTTCATGGCTTTCGGAACCAAAGGCGACGTGTACCCTCTTTCT GCCATTGCTGCAGCTTTTGCTTGTGACCAGAAGCAGTATGAAGTCATTCTAATAACTCATTCCGCACACCAG AGCTTAAGTTCTCACTTGGCTGAAAAGCATGTCGAATATTGCCCAGTTTCATCTCCTCCGGTTCTTTCTGCTGAGCAGATTAATGATTTGGAAG GGAAGGAAGATTTATCCTTTTCCttgcaaaaaaagaaaattacacaaGATCATCGACAAGAATGCTATTCTTTAATTGAGAGGATATTTGGAGATGGCGCTGCCTTGGATGGTGACGTTATTGTGATAAATTTTTTTGCTTTG GAAGGATGGAGCCTTGCAGAAAGTTTTTGTGTCCGTTGTGTTGTAGCTGCACCTTATGTGGTTCCATATAG TGCACCTGCAACATTTGAAAGCCAATTCCAACGAGaacttcctcttttgtatagataTCTCACTGAATCTCCTTCTGGCAAG GTTTGCTGGCAGGATGTTATTCACTGGATGTGGCCTCTTTTCACAGAAAATTGGGGATTGTGGAGAAATGACAACCTGCATCTGAGTTCATGTCCTTTTACA GATCCAGTGACAGGAATTCCGACTTGGCATCAAAGGCCACAATCTCCTCTAGTAAT GTATGGGTTTAGTAGAGAAGTTGTTGAATGCCCTG CATACTGGCCACCGAAAGTACGGGTTTGTGGATTTTGGTTTCCACCTATTGAATGGCAGTTTACATGTAAGAGATGCCAAGAAATTTCAGTATATTTTTCATCTGGAGGCCAATATGCTAAAGATGACTTATGTCCGAGCCATTTGGAGTTGCATAATTTTATAAAGACTAATCCAGTTTTTGTTGGGTTGAGTTCCATTGGGAG CATGGGTTTTTTGAAAGACCCCCATGCATTTCTTTCTGTTCTTCAGACTGTCCTGAACACTACAAG AAAAAATGGAATGAAGATTTTGTTCGTCTTTGTGATGGACAACTCTTTTGCTTTTTTGG catCAAGTAATGGCATGTTTTTATGTTTTGCAAATAGTTCACTACCCTATAGTTGGCTCTTCAAAAACTGTGCTGCTGTGATTCATCATGGAGGCAG TGGAACTACTGCTGCTGCATTACAAGCAGGCACGCCTCAG GTAGTGTGCCCTTTTATGCTAGATCAGTTCTACTGGGCCGAGAGAATGCACTGGCTCGGCGTTTCGCCAGAACCGCTCAGTAGAAACCATTTGGTTCCTGATAAAAATGATGAAACAAGTGTACAGGAAGCTGCACATGTGCTATCAAAGGCAATACAGGATGCATTATCATCAAGAGTCAAAGCAAGAGCTGCAGAAATCTCTGAAAGAATATCACTTGAG GACGGTGTATCAGAAGCAGTTAAGTGCCTTAAAGAAGAGCTTGGTATAAATTGA
- the LOC112784572 gene encoding sterol 3-beta-glucosyltransferase UGT80A2 isoform X3, with protein sequence MERTKPKAVFMAFGTKGDVYPLSAIAAAFACDQKQYEVILITHSAHQSLSSHLAEKHVEYCPVSSPPVLSAEQINDLEGKEDLSFSLQKKKITQDHRQECYSLIERIFGDGAALDGDVIVINFFALEGWSLAESFCVRCVVAAPYVVPYSAPATFESQFQRELPLLYRYLTESPSGKVCWQDVIHWMWPLFTENWGLWRNDNLHLSSCPFTDPVTGIPTWHQRPQSPLVMYGFSREVVECPAYWPPKVRVCGFWFPPIEWQFTCKRCQEISVYFSSGGQYAKDDLCPSHLELHNFIKTNPVFVGLSSIGSMGFLKDPHAFLSVLQTVLNTTSSLPYSWLFKNCAAVIHHGGSGTTAAALQAGTPQVVCPFMLDQFYWAERMHWLGVSPEPLSRNHLVPDKNDETSVQEAAHVLSKAIQDALSSRVKARAAEISERISLEDGVSEAVKCLKEELGIN encoded by the exons ATGGAGAGAACGAAACCGAAAGCAGTGTTCATGGCTTTCGGAACCAAAGGCGACGTGTACCCTCTTTCT GCCATTGCTGCAGCTTTTGCTTGTGACCAGAAGCAGTATGAAGTCATTCTAATAACTCATTCCGCACACCAG AGCTTAAGTTCTCACTTGGCTGAAAAGCATGTCGAATATTGCCCAGTTTCATCTCCTCCGGTTCTTTCTGCTGAGCAGATTAATGATTTGGAAG GGAAGGAAGATTTATCCTTTTCCttgcaaaaaaagaaaattacacaaGATCATCGACAAGAATGCTATTCTTTAATTGAGAGGATATTTGGAGATGGCGCTGCCTTGGATGGTGACGTTATTGTGATAAATTTTTTTGCTTTG GAAGGATGGAGCCTTGCAGAAAGTTTTTGTGTCCGTTGTGTTGTAGCTGCACCTTATGTGGTTCCATATAG TGCACCTGCAACATTTGAAAGCCAATTCCAACGAGaacttcctcttttgtatagataTCTCACTGAATCTCCTTCTGGCAAG GTTTGCTGGCAGGATGTTATTCACTGGATGTGGCCTCTTTTCACAGAAAATTGGGGATTGTGGAGAAATGACAACCTGCATCTGAGTTCATGTCCTTTTACA GATCCAGTGACAGGAATTCCGACTTGGCATCAAAGGCCACAATCTCCTCTAGTAAT GTATGGGTTTAGTAGAGAAGTTGTTGAATGCCCTG CATACTGGCCACCGAAAGTACGGGTTTGTGGATTTTGGTTTCCACCTATTGAATGGCAGTTTACATGTAAGAGATGCCAAGAAATTTCAGTATATTTTTCATCTGGAGGCCAATATGCTAAAGATGACTTATGTCCGAGCCATTTGGAGTTGCATAATTTTATAAAGACTAATCCAGTTTTTGTTGGGTTGAGTTCCATTGGGAG CATGGGTTTTTTGAAAGACCCCCATGCATTTCTTTCTGTTCTTCAGACTGTCCTGAACACTACAAG TTCACTACCCTATAGTTGGCTCTTCAAAAACTGTGCTGCTGTGATTCATCATGGAGGCAG TGGAACTACTGCTGCTGCATTACAAGCAGGCACGCCTCAG GTAGTGTGCCCTTTTATGCTAGATCAGTTCTACTGGGCCGAGAGAATGCACTGGCTCGGCGTTTCGCCAGAACCGCTCAGTAGAAACCATTTGGTTCCTGATAAAAATGATGAAACAAGTGTACAGGAAGCTGCACATGTGCTATCAAAGGCAATACAGGATGCATTATCATCAAGAGTCAAAGCAAGAGCTGCAGAAATCTCTGAAAGAATATCACTTGAG GACGGTGTATCAGAAGCAGTTAAGTGCCTTAAAGAAGAGCTTGGTATAAATTGA
- the LOC112784572 gene encoding sterol 3-beta-glucosyltransferase UGT80A2 isoform X1, which produces MERTKPKAVFMAFGTKGDVYPLSAIAAAFACDQKQYEVILITHSAHQSLSSHLAEKHVEYCPVSSPPVLSAEQINDLEGKEDLSFSLQKKKITQDHRQECYSLIERIFGDGAALDGDVIVINFFALEGWSLAESFCVRCVVAAPYVVPYSAPATFESQFQRELPLLYRYLTESPSGKVCWQDVIHWMWPLFTENWGLWRNDNLHLSSCPFTDPVTGIPTWHQRPQSPLVMYGFSREVVECPAYWPPKVRVCGFWFPPIEWQFTCKRCQEISVYFSSGGQYAKDDLCPSHLELHNFIKTNPVFVGLSSIGSMGFLKDPHAFLSVLQTVLNTTRYRFILFTAGYEPLELIVRKLAAEESSDQKKWNEDFVRLCDGQLFCFFGSLPYSWLFKNCAAVIHHGGSGTTAAALQAGTPQVVCPFMLDQFYWAERMHWLGVSPEPLSRNHLVPDKNDETSVQEAAHVLSKAIQDALSSRVKARAAEISERISLEDGVSEAVKCLKEELGIN; this is translated from the exons ATGGAGAGAACGAAACCGAAAGCAGTGTTCATGGCTTTCGGAACCAAAGGCGACGTGTACCCTCTTTCT GCCATTGCTGCAGCTTTTGCTTGTGACCAGAAGCAGTATGAAGTCATTCTAATAACTCATTCCGCACACCAG AGCTTAAGTTCTCACTTGGCTGAAAAGCATGTCGAATATTGCCCAGTTTCATCTCCTCCGGTTCTTTCTGCTGAGCAGATTAATGATTTGGAAG GGAAGGAAGATTTATCCTTTTCCttgcaaaaaaagaaaattacacaaGATCATCGACAAGAATGCTATTCTTTAATTGAGAGGATATTTGGAGATGGCGCTGCCTTGGATGGTGACGTTATTGTGATAAATTTTTTTGCTTTG GAAGGATGGAGCCTTGCAGAAAGTTTTTGTGTCCGTTGTGTTGTAGCTGCACCTTATGTGGTTCCATATAG TGCACCTGCAACATTTGAAAGCCAATTCCAACGAGaacttcctcttttgtatagataTCTCACTGAATCTCCTTCTGGCAAG GTTTGCTGGCAGGATGTTATTCACTGGATGTGGCCTCTTTTCACAGAAAATTGGGGATTGTGGAGAAATGACAACCTGCATCTGAGTTCATGTCCTTTTACA GATCCAGTGACAGGAATTCCGACTTGGCATCAAAGGCCACAATCTCCTCTAGTAAT GTATGGGTTTAGTAGAGAAGTTGTTGAATGCCCTG CATACTGGCCACCGAAAGTACGGGTTTGTGGATTTTGGTTTCCACCTATTGAATGGCAGTTTACATGTAAGAGATGCCAAGAAATTTCAGTATATTTTTCATCTGGAGGCCAATATGCTAAAGATGACTTATGTCCGAGCCATTTGGAGTTGCATAATTTTATAAAGACTAATCCAGTTTTTGTTGGGTTGAGTTCCATTGGGAG CATGGGTTTTTTGAAAGACCCCCATGCATTTCTTTCTGTTCTTCAGACTGTCCTGAACACTACAAGGTACAGATTTATTCTCTTTACAGCTGGCTATGAACCTTTAGAATTGATTGTTCGTAAGCTTGCTGCTGAAGAATCATCTGACCAGAAAAAATGGAATGAAGATTTTGTTCGTCTTTGTGATGGACAACTCTTTTGCTTTTTTGG TTCACTACCCTATAGTTGGCTCTTCAAAAACTGTGCTGCTGTGATTCATCATGGAGGCAG TGGAACTACTGCTGCTGCATTACAAGCAGGCACGCCTCAG GTAGTGTGCCCTTTTATGCTAGATCAGTTCTACTGGGCCGAGAGAATGCACTGGCTCGGCGTTTCGCCAGAACCGCTCAGTAGAAACCATTTGGTTCCTGATAAAAATGATGAAACAAGTGTACAGGAAGCTGCACATGTGCTATCAAAGGCAATACAGGATGCATTATCATCAAGAGTCAAAGCAAGAGCTGCAGAAATCTCTGAAAGAATATCACTTGAG GACGGTGTATCAGAAGCAGTTAAGTGCCTTAAAGAAGAGCTTGGTATAAATTGA
- the LOC112784572 gene encoding sterol 3-beta-glucosyltransferase UGT80B1 isoform X4, whose translation MERTKPKAVFMAFGTKGDVYPLSAIAAAFACDQKQYEVILITHSAHQEGWSLAESFCVRCVVAAPYVVPYSAPATFESQFQRELPLLYRYLTESPSGKVCWQDVIHWMWPLFTENWGLWRNDNLHLSSCPFTDPVTGIPTWHQRPQSPLVMYGFSREVVECPAYWPPKVRVCGFWFPPIEWQFTCKRCQEISVYFSSGGQYAKDDLCPSHLELHNFIKTNPVFVGLSSIGSMGFLKDPHAFLSVLQTVLNTTRYRFILFTAGYEPLELIVRKLAAEESSDQKKWNEDFVRLCDGQLFCFFGSLPYSWLFKNCAAVIHHGGSGTTAAALQAGTPQVVCPFMLDQFYWAERMHWLGVSPEPLSRNHLVPDKNDETSVQEAAHVLSKAIQDALSSRVKARAAEISERISLEDGVSEAVKCLKEELGIN comes from the exons ATGGAGAGAACGAAACCGAAAGCAGTGTTCATGGCTTTCGGAACCAAAGGCGACGTGTACCCTCTTTCT GCCATTGCTGCAGCTTTTGCTTGTGACCAGAAGCAGTATGAAGTCATTCTAATAACTCATTCCGCACACCAG GAAGGATGGAGCCTTGCAGAAAGTTTTTGTGTCCGTTGTGTTGTAGCTGCACCTTATGTGGTTCCATATAG TGCACCTGCAACATTTGAAAGCCAATTCCAACGAGaacttcctcttttgtatagataTCTCACTGAATCTCCTTCTGGCAAG GTTTGCTGGCAGGATGTTATTCACTGGATGTGGCCTCTTTTCACAGAAAATTGGGGATTGTGGAGAAATGACAACCTGCATCTGAGTTCATGTCCTTTTACA GATCCAGTGACAGGAATTCCGACTTGGCATCAAAGGCCACAATCTCCTCTAGTAAT GTATGGGTTTAGTAGAGAAGTTGTTGAATGCCCTG CATACTGGCCACCGAAAGTACGGGTTTGTGGATTTTGGTTTCCACCTATTGAATGGCAGTTTACATGTAAGAGATGCCAAGAAATTTCAGTATATTTTTCATCTGGAGGCCAATATGCTAAAGATGACTTATGTCCGAGCCATTTGGAGTTGCATAATTTTATAAAGACTAATCCAGTTTTTGTTGGGTTGAGTTCCATTGGGAG CATGGGTTTTTTGAAAGACCCCCATGCATTTCTTTCTGTTCTTCAGACTGTCCTGAACACTACAAGGTACAGATTTATTCTCTTTACAGCTGGCTATGAACCTTTAGAATTGATTGTTCGTAAGCTTGCTGCTGAAGAATCATCTGACCAGAAAAAATGGAATGAAGATTTTGTTCGTCTTTGTGATGGACAACTCTTTTGCTTTTTTGG TTCACTACCCTATAGTTGGCTCTTCAAAAACTGTGCTGCTGTGATTCATCATGGAGGCAG TGGAACTACTGCTGCTGCATTACAAGCAGGCACGCCTCAG GTAGTGTGCCCTTTTATGCTAGATCAGTTCTACTGGGCCGAGAGAATGCACTGGCTCGGCGTTTCGCCAGAACCGCTCAGTAGAAACCATTTGGTTCCTGATAAAAATGATGAAACAAGTGTACAGGAAGCTGCACATGTGCTATCAAAGGCAATACAGGATGCATTATCATCAAGAGTCAAAGCAAGAGCTGCAGAAATCTCTGAAAGAATATCACTTGAG GACGGTGTATCAGAAGCAGTTAAGTGCCTTAAAGAAGAGCTTGGTATAAATTGA
- the LOC112783853 gene encoding uncharacterized protein, giving the protein MYTLMNMAPTTLSYLLSPANLHRFPSPNPNPNFLHPRTTTQFLTFASNSSPQNSTATPPPPPPTPPPPEPSEKKSFAVSTGELFLGIATRLIKGRTGGSIVSDSSSASVEEEEERIGAVVEDEIQPDVIWEQRVKDVEAERKRRVVTSPGFSFSAAGLLFPYHLGVAQFLIENGYIKETTPLAGSSAGAIVCAVIASGASMEEGLNATKILAADCRDRGTAFRLGAVLRDVLEKFLPDDVHVRSNGRVRVAVTQLLWRPRGLLVDQFDSKEDLINAVFTSSFIPGYLAPRPATRFRNRLCIDGGLTLFMPPTSATQTVRVCAFPASRLGLQGIGISPDCNPENVTSPRQLFNWALEPADDAILDRLFELGYLDAAVWAKENPVEEIVQDGSPALGNSIAE; this is encoded by the exons ATGTACACGTTGATGAACATGGCTCCTACTACACTCTCCTATCTTCTCTCACCGGCAAATCTTCACCGTTTCCCTTccccaaaccctaaccctaatttcctCCATCCGCGTACCACCACCCAATTCCTCACCTTCGCATCCAATTCTTCACCGCAAAACTCCACCGccactcctcctcctcctcctccaactCCGCCTCCGCCGGAACCCTCCGAGAAGAAATCATTTGCGGTGTCCACCGGCGAGCTGTTCTTAGGTATCGCGACGCGCCTGATCAAGGGCCGCACGGGAGGAAGCATCGTATCGGATTCCTCTTCGGCTTCggtggaagaggaggaggagaggaTTGGTGCGGTGGTGGAGGATGAGATTCAACCCGACGTCATTTGGGAGCAGAGAGTGAAGGACGTTGAAGCTGAGCGCAAACGCAGAGTCGTCACAAGCCCTGGCTTTAGTTTCTCTGCTGCTGGTCTTCTCTTCCCTTACCATCTTGGTGTTGCTCAATTCCTCATTGAAAATGGTTACATCAAG GAAACTACTCCTTTAGCTGGTTCCTCTGCAGGAGCTATAGTATGTGCTGTGATTGCTTCTGGAGCTAGCATGGAAGAAGGCTTGAATGCTACTAAAATCTTGGCTGCCGATTGCCGCGACAGGGGGACCGCATTTCGACTTGGG GCTGTTCTACGGGACGTTCTTGAGAAATTTTTGCCAGATGATGTTCATGTCAGATCGAATGGGAGAGTTCGGG TTGCTGTGACACAGCTTCTTTGGAGACCCAGGGGTTTGCTGGTGGATCAGTTTGATTCTAAGGAAGATCTCATCAATGCAGTTTTTACTTCTTCCTTCATTCCAGG ATATCTTGCACCAAGGCCAGCAACAAGGTTTAGAAATCGACTATGCATTGATGGGGGCTTGACATTGTTTATGCCACCAACATCTGCAACACAAACG GTTCGTGTTTGTGCTTTCCCAGCTAGTCGATTGGGATTGCAAGGGATAGGGATTAGTCCAGATTGCAATCCTGAAAATGTTACTAGCCCCCGACAG CTTTTCAATTGGGCTCTCGAGCCAGCAGATGATGCAATTCTTGATAGACTCTTTGAGCTTGGATATTTAGATGCTGCTGTCTGGGCGAAAGAAAACCCAGTCGAAGAAATAGTTCAAGATGGTAGTCCTGCGCTTGGAAATAGCATTGCAGAATAG